One genomic window of Bactrocera dorsalis isolate Fly_Bdor chromosome 4, ASM2337382v1, whole genome shotgun sequence includes the following:
- the LOC125778498 gene encoding uncharacterized protein LOC125778498, translated as MRNLYNYNLPSVTIAPMPIALKPKPTQTPTKTTLAKPMDESTKSSHAQAARETSPIASKQMNTLTQLPKCDEKQQQQQQQQYQYHLQQSQQQQQQHQQQQQQHYLYTEYQQWRHGDSVQQMQQPHSRQDDAFHLQNLIKQRQIMTLYDYYMYQRHPSPPMPTQAKALGSGLDLRAEYGRVARL; from the coding sequence ATGCGCAATTTGTATAATTACAATTTGCCATCCGTAACAATCGCCCCAATGCCAATAGCGCTCAAACCAAAACCAAcacaaacaccaacaaaaacCACACTAGCAAAGCCAATGGATGAAAGCACAAAAAGCTCGCATGCTCAAGCCGCACGGGAGACGAGCCCGATTGCCAGCAAACAGATGAACACATTGACTCAGCTGCCCAAATGTGATgagaagcaacagcaacagcaacaacaacaataccaatatcacttacaacaatcacaacaacagcagcagcagcaccaacaacagcaacaacaacactacctCTATACTGAGTACCAGCAATGGCGGCATGGTGACTCagtacaacaaatgcaacaaccaCATTCTCGCCAAGACGACGCATTCCATTTGCAGAATCTCATCAAACAACGACAAATAATGACCTTGTACGACTACTACATGTACCAACGGCACCCGTCGCCACCGATGCCGACGCAGGCCAAAGCGTTAGGTTCGGGTCTCGACTTGCGTGCCGAGTACGGACGAGTGGCTCGACTATAG